Proteins from a genomic interval of Novipirellula aureliae:
- a CDS encoding transporter, whose protein sequence is MKFRMPLAMVALTALSLSLPIQADDDLRSRADKHAPASLMGDHLHKPGEWMVEYKYMNMFMDGNRAGSQSLSDEDALGFGDGFFATPTNMTMEMHMLHVMYGYTEDVTLYTMLMLPSITMDHLRGPTFPAAALRGLPFTVHNSGLGDTGIGALVRLYSDEDDDLILNLGASLPTGDIYRTTSIPTNGHSDQTLPYPMRLGSGTFNARPGITWKRYYEFGSFGAQFQTDLPIGRNYRGYSVSDDYRLNAWYSQLITNNLSTSIRIQNLWRSNFDGVDLETPDAVISTNVEDFRGGYSLNLGLGAAALLGENLLNVEFVPTLYQDLNGVQLETDWSLAASWSKSL, encoded by the coding sequence ATGAAGTTTCGGATGCCTTTGGCAATGGTGGCGCTGACGGCGCTATCGCTCTCTTTACCCATCCAAGCCGACGACGATTTACGGTCGCGGGCTGACAAGCATGCTCCAGCCTCCCTGATGGGTGACCATCTCCATAAGCCTGGCGAGTGGATGGTGGAATACAAGTACATGAACATGTTCATGGACGGCAATCGCGCCGGTTCCCAAAGCCTTAGCGACGAGGATGCGCTCGGTTTTGGTGATGGCTTTTTCGCGACGCCGACGAATATGACGATGGAAATGCACATGTTGCATGTGATGTATGGCTACACCGAAGACGTAACGCTTTACACGATGCTGATGTTGCCCAGCATTACGATGGATCACCTGCGGGGGCCAACATTTCCGGCGGCGGCGCTCCGTGGGTTACCATTCACCGTGCACAACAGCGGCCTTGGGGATACGGGCATCGGAGCTCTGGTGCGTCTCTACTCGGATGAAGATGATGACCTGATCTTGAATCTCGGTGCGTCTTTACCGACAGGTGATATCTACAGAACCACGTCCATTCCGACGAACGGTCATTCTGACCAAACGCTCCCGTATCCGATGCGACTTGGCTCGGGTACGTTCAACGCTCGCCCTGGCATTACTTGGAAACGCTACTACGAATTCGGATCGTTCGGTGCCCAGTTCCAAACCGACCTACCGATTGGCCGGAACTACCGCGGTTACTCGGTCAGCGACGATTACAGGCTGAACGCTTGGTACAGCCAGCTTATCACCAACAACTTGTCGACCAGTATACGGATCCAGAATCTCTGGCGCAGCAATTTTGACGGCGTTGATCTTGAGACGCCTGACGCAGTGATCAGCACCAACGTCGAAGACTTTCGCGGTGGCTACTCATTGAACCTCGGACTTGGAGCTGCCGCTCTGCTGGGTGAAAATCTGCTAAACGTTGAGTTCGTTCCTACGTTGTACCAGGACCTAAACGGTGTCCAACTGGAAACCGATTGGTCGCTGGCCGCAAGTTGGTCCAAGAGCCTTTAA